The following is a genomic window from Bosea sp. RAC05.
AGGGTTCATGTCCAAGGCGCCCGCCATCACCGGAGGTGCCGCAACGCAGACATCGACCGGTCCGACGGGAAGCCCTTCCGCGGCTGTCGCGCCCCAGCAAACCGAACAGGCCGACCGGCTGATCATGCAGACGTCCCAGCTGAGTACGGAGATCGCCTCGCTGCAGTCGGTGCTGGCGACCAGCGCCGCATCGAGCAACTGGTCGAGTTTCTCCGCCGTCACGCAGGTCACGCCCGAGCTGGTCGCCCGGCTGTTCGTGCCCGCGACCCCGCTCGCCAATATCCGCACCCACCTGCCGCATGTCCTGGCGGGACTGCGCTCCTACGGTCTGGCCGATCGCGACATGCTGCTGATGGCGCTCGCGACGATCCGGGCGGAGACGGAAGGTTTCGTGCCCATCGACGAGATGAAGAGCAAGTTCAACACCGAGAAAACCCCGTTCGACCTCTACGAGCCGGGCACGCCGATCGGGAAGCGGTTGGGCAACACGCAGGCTGGCGACGGCGCCCTGTTCAAGGGGCGCGGCTTCATTCAGCTCACCGGCCGGGACAACTACACCCGCATCGGCACGCAGATGGGCGTCGATCTCGTTGCCCAGCCTGCCCAGGCCAACCAGCCCCGCATCGCCGGCCTGATCCTCGCCCAGTTCCTCGCCAACAAGGAGGATGCGATCCGCGCTGCTGCGGCGGCGGATGATCTCGTCCAGGCGCGCAAGC
Proteins encoded in this region:
- a CDS encoding glycoside hydrolase family 19 protein, whose protein sequence is MSALILAGLMGMVGQGARTVVGLKKLHDSNATQPPDQATTFLASRLVISLIIGFIAGVLAALAIGLDKLTGAAGATVEVLLGLAAAGYAGADFIEGFMSKAPAITGGAATQTSTGPTGSPSAAVAPQQTEQADRLIMQTSQLSTEIASLQSVLATSAASSNWSSFSAVTQVTPELVARLFVPATPLANIRTHLPHVLAGLRSYGLADRDMLLMALATIRAETEGFVPIDEMKSKFNTEKTPFDLYEPGTPIGKRLGNTQAGDGALFKGRGFIQLTGRDNYTRIGTQMGVDLVAQPAQANQPRIAGLILAQFLANKEDAIRAAAAADDLVQARKLVNGGSHGLDRFKDAYAKGRVVIPEGIEI